The following are encoded in a window of Bacillota bacterium genomic DNA:
- a CDS encoding ABC transporter permease, which translates to MRMENPRAVSPEAIDRLRAHYHLDDPLPVRYLYWLKSVLEGDWGYSSTYKVPVRDLVISRVPNTLVLTVSAWLLGLIVALPIGIVSAAKKYSAFDYAATFAAFLALSMPPVWFGFLTIMLFGVKLKWLPIGGVADLATGTVGALLVDRLKHIILPMTVLGLVQVAYWVRYVRTSLLEVLGMDYIRTAKAKGLGERKVLLKHAMRNALIPVLTIAALDIPYFFGGAVVVETVFSWPGMGRLMYQAVIGSDYNLALCCLMLLAVLTIASNLAADVLYAVVDPRVSYS; encoded by the coding sequence ATGCGCATGGAGAACCCGCGCGCAGTGTCGCCGGAGGCCATCGATAGGCTCAGGGCTCACTACCACCTGGACGATCCTCTCCCGGTGCGATACCTTTATTGGCTGAAGAGCGTGCTCGAGGGCGACTGGGGTTACTCCAGCACTTACAAGGTGCCGGTGAGGGACCTCGTGATATCGAGAGTGCCCAATACCCTCGTTCTCACGGTGAGCGCGTGGCTGCTCGGGCTGATCGTCGCTCTTCCCATAGGAATCGTGTCGGCGGCCAAAAAGTACAGCGCGTTCGACTATGCTGCCACTTTCGCGGCGTTTCTCGCGCTCTCGATGCCGCCGGTCTGGTTTGGTTTCCTCACGATCATGCTGTTCGGGGTAAAGCTCAAGTGGCTGCCCATCGGAGGCGTGGCAGACCTTGCTACCGGGACCGTTGGCGCGCTCCTGGTGGACAGGTTGAAACACATCATCCTGCCGATGACAGTGCTCGGCCTGGTACAGGTGGCGTACTGGGTACGATACGTGCGTACCAGCCTTCTCGAAGTGCTGGGAATGGACTACATCCGCACCGCCAAGGCCAAGGGCCTCGGGGAGCGAAAGGTGTTGCTGAAACACGCCATGAGAAACGCGCTCATCCCGGTGCTCACCATCGCCGCGCTCGATATCCCCTACTTCTTCGGAGGGGCTGTCGTTGTGGAGACCGTCTTTTCATGGCCTGGAATGGGCCGTCTCATGTACCAAGCCGTGATCGGGAGCGATTACAACCTCGCGCTCTGCTGCCTGATGCTCCTGGCCGTGCTGACCATCGCCTCGAACCTCGCAGCGGACGTCCTTTATGCCGTGGTAGACCCACGGGTGAGCTATTCATGA
- a CDS encoding carbohydrate ABC transporter permease — MNVPGRRRKTLLWARRITLYVAVIAIVVWTLAPVAWLAISSITPYNELISDRATHWFPRRPTFANFKVMFDLSSEVGERFVYAIRNSMIVASSVTAICLVTGTLAAYALARLPVKGKKTLVLSLMSIRMLPTIALVIPFFVLVSYVDYGFMNIGSSFHLFDTKLCLIILYTTFILGFVIWIMRGFFLTIPTELEEAARIDGCTRLQALRHVALPLCAPGLVATGILSFLLAWDEFLLALIFTRSNNAITLPLFIAELGSQYITAYDQISAAGVMAAVPPVLLALLFQRFIVQGLTSGSVKG, encoded by the coding sequence GTGAACGTTCCTGGGCGAAGAAGGAAGACGCTGCTGTGGGCGCGGCGAATCACGCTTTACGTCGCGGTCATCGCCATAGTCGTATGGACCCTTGCCCCGGTCGCGTGGCTTGCCATCTCAAGCATCACCCCATACAACGAGCTCATTTCCGACCGCGCGACGCATTGGTTCCCTCGCCGTCCGACCTTCGCGAACTTCAAAGTCATGTTCGATCTGTCGAGCGAGGTCGGCGAGAGGTTCGTTTATGCCATACGGAACAGCATGATCGTCGCGAGTTCCGTGACAGCGATATGCCTCGTGACGGGCACCCTTGCCGCGTATGCCTTGGCGCGTCTACCGGTCAAGGGCAAGAAGACGCTTGTGCTCTCCCTCATGTCCATACGCATGCTGCCGACCATCGCGCTGGTCATACCGTTTTTCGTTCTTGTGTCGTACGTAGACTATGGGTTCATGAACATTGGCTCGTCCTTCCACCTGTTCGACACGAAGCTGTGCCTCATCATCCTGTACACCACGTTTATCCTGGGGTTCGTTATCTGGATCATGAGGGGGTTCTTCCTTACGATCCCCACGGAGCTCGAGGAAGCTGCCCGCATCGACGGGTGCACGAGGCTCCAAGCGCTCCGCCACGTTGCACTCCCTCTGTGCGCGCCGGGGCTTGTGGCCACCGGGATACTCTCGTTCCTCTTGGCATGGGACGAATTCCTCCTGGCCCTGATCTTCACGCGCTCGAACAACGCCATAACGCTTCCCCTGTTCATCGCTGAGCTCGGGAGCCAGTACATAACCGCTTACGACCAGATATCCGCGGCCGGCGTCATGGCCGCGGTTCCTCCAGTGCTGTTGGCTCTCTTGTTCCAGCGATTCATCGTGCAAGGGCTCACGTCGGGAAGCGTGAAAGGGTGA
- a CDS encoding peptidase M14, with product MEVARRHPTVATIVELGSSRSGRPIRALRIGSGDKVALLFGCPHPNEPIGAMMLDYLSERLASDAELREALDYTWYIVKCIDPDGTQLNEGWFAGPFNIETYVRNFYRPPGFLQVEWTFPIDYKTLHFSRPLPETKCLMKVIDGERPAFLYSLHNAGFGGAYWYITRPVPKLHARLHEIAKRHGIPLALGEPEVPYCEKFAEAVYGLFGVKDTYDYYEKHMDKDPASLISGGAGSDEYAYARAGTFALVCELPYYYDPRIEDTSPTDRTRRDTVLESLEASEKAWEFIRETYAELRPLLQNPSSPFAVAIDDNLKHVPASIEAERKWATTAEDTLRPATGAEAFDSLVVRRFYNELSIGMLWRLCREELARASDPRTSRVLGDIERELDRKLSLECSALEAELNYRVVPIRDLVRVQLASGLLFARHLLGEDAV from the coding sequence ATGGAGGTCGCGCGCCGTCATCCCACGGTCGCGACCATCGTGGAGCTGGGCTCGTCTCGTTCAGGGAGACCCATCCGCGCCCTGAGGATAGGATCCGGCGACAAGGTGGCTCTCCTGTTCGGGTGCCCCCACCCTAACGAGCCTATCGGCGCCATGATGCTTGACTATCTCTCGGAGAGGCTCGCAAGCGATGCAGAGCTGCGTGAGGCCCTTGATTATACCTGGTATATCGTAAAATGCATAGACCCTGATGGCACCCAGCTCAATGAGGGATGGTTTGCCGGGCCATTCAACATCGAGACCTACGTGCGCAACTTCTACAGGCCCCCCGGATTCTTGCAGGTCGAGTGGACGTTTCCGATAGATTACAAGACGCTCCATTTCTCTCGGCCGCTGCCGGAGACCAAGTGTCTTATGAAAGTCATAGACGGTGAGAGACCTGCGTTTCTATACTCCCTTCACAACGCGGGTTTCGGGGGAGCATACTGGTATATCACCCGCCCGGTCCCGAAGCTGCACGCTCGGCTTCACGAGATCGCAAAACGCCACGGGATCCCACTCGCTCTCGGAGAGCCCGAGGTGCCATATTGCGAGAAGTTCGCGGAGGCCGTCTACGGCCTTTTCGGCGTGAAAGACACATACGACTACTATGAGAAGCACATGGACAAGGATCCCGCCTCCCTCATATCGGGCGGTGCGGGAAGCGACGAGTACGCTTATGCGCGGGCGGGTACCTTCGCCCTCGTGTGCGAGCTGCCATACTACTATGACCCCAGGATCGAGGACACGAGCCCGACCGACCGAACTCGCCGCGACACAGTGCTTGAGAGTCTCGAGGCCAGTGAAAAGGCGTGGGAGTTCATCCGCGAGACATATGCGGAATTGCGCCCTCTGCTGCAGAACCCCTCGTCGCCCTTCGCAGTGGCTATCGACGACAACCTCAAACATGTTCCGGCCTCCATCGAGGCGGAACGGAAGTGGGCCACGACCGCGGAGGACACGCTTCGCCCTGCCACCGGGGCCGAGGCTTTCGACAGCCTGGTCGTGCGAAGGTTCTATAACGAGCTCTCCATCGGAATGCTCTGGAGGCTGTGCCGCGAAGAGCTTGCGCGCGCGTCGGACCCTCGGACGTCGCGGGTGCTCGGGGACATTGAGCGCGAGCTCGACCGCAAGCTCTCGCTCGAGTGCAGCGCCCTGGAGGCTGAGCTAAACTATCGCGTGGTGCCCATCCGCGATCTCGTTCGGGTCCAACTTGCAAGCGGGCTACTCTTTGCCAGGCATCTCCTGGGCGAGGACGCGGTTTGA
- a CDS encoding ROK family transcriptional regulator codes for MAGLSRLRVGTVPKGNQKLVKTINRNIILNIVRQHGPISRADAARMSQLYPATVSSIVNQLIAEGFVREVGLGDSTGGRQPVMLELNRGVYAACGVSIEVGRVRTCLTDLDARVLARAERVLSWQEGPRKSLPVIVSAIREIIDSGRVPPEKVLGIGVVYPGPVDTSTGVIQASPHMPGWGGFALKDALEEELGHEVLVDNDANAAAWGEKWFGAAKGYSSFLYVMADYGFGGGIVIDDRLYRGRNDGAGEIGHMTVDIDGPQCRCGNFGCLDVMASGTAIARRMISDIKRGVETVCEDLAGGDIEAITMDTVLEAAAMGDAHAQAIVEESGRYVGIGLANLINCFNPELIVLGGQLALRSNLFFTSAKETARRRAWPVLGKDLDVVLSALGHDACVIGAASLVLTRVFESPSVRAYA; via the coding sequence TTGGCAGGGCTCTCTCGCCTTCGGGTCGGCACGGTCCCGAAGGGAAACCAGAAGCTTGTCAAGACCATCAATCGCAATATCATCTTGAACATCGTGAGGCAGCACGGCCCTATCTCGCGGGCCGACGCCGCCAGGATGAGTCAGCTCTATCCTGCGACGGTATCATCCATCGTGAACCAGCTCATCGCAGAGGGATTCGTGCGTGAGGTGGGGCTCGGAGACTCCACCGGCGGCAGGCAGCCAGTCATGCTCGAGCTCAACCGGGGGGTGTACGCGGCATGCGGAGTCTCCATAGAGGTGGGCCGGGTGCGCACATGCCTCACCGATCTCGACGCGCGCGTGCTTGCTAGGGCCGAGCGTGTTCTCTCGTGGCAGGAAGGCCCTCGCAAGAGCCTCCCGGTCATCGTGTCCGCGATACGCGAGATCATCGATTCGGGTCGGGTGCCCCCAGAGAAGGTGCTCGGCATCGGCGTGGTGTACCCGGGACCCGTTGACACGTCCACCGGGGTCATCCAGGCGTCTCCGCACATGCCCGGATGGGGTGGGTTCGCCCTGAAGGATGCCCTGGAGGAAGAGCTCGGTCACGAGGTGCTGGTGGACAACGACGCAAACGCGGCCGCCTGGGGAGAGAAGTGGTTCGGCGCTGCAAAGGGCTACTCCAGCTTTCTGTACGTCATGGCAGACTATGGCTTCGGCGGTGGCATAGTCATCGACGACAGGCTCTACCGCGGCCGCAACGACGGCGCGGGCGAGATCGGCCACATGACCGTGGACATCGACGGTCCCCAGTGCAGGTGCGGCAACTTCGGATGCCTCGACGTCATGGCGTCGGGCACGGCCATCGCGCGGAGAATGATAAGTGACATCAAACGTGGCGTCGAGACCGTGTGTGAGGACCTCGCGGGCGGGGATATCGAGGCCATCACCATGGACACGGTGTTGGAGGCGGCGGCGATGGGTGATGCGCACGCCCAGGCGATAGTGGAGGAGAGCGGCCGGTACGTGGGGATCGGCCTTGCTAATCTCATCAACTGCTTCAACCCCGAGCTCATCGTCCTCGGTGGGCAGCTCGCCCTCCGAAGCAACCTGTTCTTCACAAGCGCCAAGGAGACTGCGCGGCGGCGCGCGTGGCCCGTTCTGGGCAAAGACCTGGACGTGGTTCTCTCTGCGCTCGGCCACGACGCTTGTGTTATTGGCGCGGCAAGCCTGGTTTTGACGAGGGTGTTCGAGTCACCGAGCGTCCGGGCATACGCGTGA
- a CDS encoding ABC transporter permease, producing the protein MSYWKGVWKRVRHHKLAVAGFAVFAMLVLASAIVPVISPHHVDDMDLESLFAPPSRSHPFGTDELGHDVFVRIMYGGRISLFVGVAAATSSALIGTAVGLVSGFAGGWVDSVLMRFTDMMLSVPTIPVLLIGAMFLGSGLANIIIILAAFGWMPTARLVRGVTLSLREQPFVEAARAAGASPVRILVRHMLPNLIPIVIVAATLGVSSAILAESALSYLGLGIQPPTPSWGNMLQRAMDYILGAAGEWGQPWWLTVFPGLFILLAVLSVNFMGDGLRDAIDPRLVLGSPHSAAASPTSDERDASAG; encoded by the coding sequence ATGAGCTACTGGAAAGGCGTATGGAAGAGAGTCAGGCATCACAAGCTGGCGGTGGCAGGTTTTGCTGTTTTCGCGATGCTCGTGCTCGCATCGGCCATCGTGCCGGTGATAAGCCCGCATCATGTGGATGACATGGATCTCGAGAGCCTCTTTGCTCCGCCGTCCAGGAGCCACCCCTTTGGGACGGACGAGCTCGGGCACGATGTGTTCGTTCGAATCATGTACGGCGGTCGCATCTCTCTGTTCGTCGGAGTGGCGGCAGCCACGTCATCCGCCCTTATTGGCACAGCCGTGGGCCTCGTGTCCGGGTTCGCTGGCGGGTGGGTGGATAGCGTGCTCATGAGATTCACCGACATGATGCTCTCCGTGCCTACCATCCCGGTGCTTCTCATAGGTGCTATGTTCCTGGGAAGCGGGCTCGCGAATATCATCATCATCCTCGCGGCATTCGGCTGGATGCCCACAGCGCGCCTCGTGAGAGGAGTCACGCTCTCCCTCCGGGAGCAACCGTTCGTCGAAGCAGCCCGGGCCGCCGGCGCGAGCCCCGTCAGAATACTCGTGCGCCACATGTTGCCGAATTTGATACCAATCGTGATAGTCGCTGCGACGCTTGGCGTGAGTTCGGCCATTCTCGCCGAATCGGCCCTGAGCTACCTCGGTCTCGGAATACAGCCTCCAACCCCGTCCTGGGGCAACATGCTCCAACGGGCCATGGACTATATACTGGGCGCGGCTGGCGAGTGGGGCCAGCCGTGGTGGCTGACAGTCTTCCCCGGCCTATTCATACTGCTCGCGGTCCTGAGCGTGAACTTCATGGGCGACGGGCTTCGCGACGCGATCGATCCCAGGCTGGTCTTGGGCTCGCCACATTCTGCGGCCGCGAGCCCCACCAGCGACGAGCGCGACGCAAGCGCCGGTTGA
- a CDS encoding extracellular solute-binding protein, whose protein sequence is MAQGARAFRGRRSFSGGRRCAARVVVVAAAAIAAMASAWASPVRSAAGAQPRLNVIYMVQAGYQPEQFAEMTREFTKESGIDVTVNFVRYDEEYQKIVMSASSPVATYDVVLMDLIWVAEFAEKGYVVPLERGLASKARQDIPRVVLEAFEHRGRLWAMPFLANLHFLFYNADMLKRAGFDSPPATLEEMETQMRELKRKGIVTYPMIASWNQKEGLVCEYVWLVGAYGGDIFDLHGKPTFNGGPGLVALETMVRWVREGLVNPLALTADELVAKDVFIAGKAAFAPNWTFLCGLMNDPDVSQIAGHGKMALLPVASAVRDKLGCVSSSVSGFQGLAVTANSSHKDEAWRYVEFMTSPGVQMRFPEEVPVWTSLLMSPDARTRDPLLDIKLEQMRWLHHRPKLVRYPEISAVLQRFLHAALEGSLSPERALGLAEERIRSLP, encoded by the coding sequence GTGGCCCAAGGAGCACGCGCTTTCAGGGGTCGAAGATCTTTCTCGGGGGGCCGGCGGTGTGCCGCACGGGTTGTGGTCGTCGCAGCCGCCGCCATCGCCGCCATGGCATCCGCCTGGGCATCGCCCGTGCGCTCAGCGGCTGGCGCTCAGCCGAGGCTGAACGTGATCTACATGGTCCAGGCGGGCTACCAACCTGAGCAGTTCGCGGAGATGACGCGAGAGTTCACGAAGGAGAGCGGCATCGACGTCACGGTGAATTTCGTCCGCTATGACGAGGAGTACCAGAAGATCGTCATGTCTGCGTCATCACCGGTGGCCACGTACGATGTGGTGTTGATGGACCTCATCTGGGTCGCAGAGTTTGCGGAAAAAGGATACGTAGTTCCCCTCGAGCGTGGCCTCGCCTCGAAGGCGAGGCAAGACATCCCTCGCGTGGTCCTGGAAGCCTTCGAGCACCGCGGCAGGCTCTGGGCCATGCCCTTCCTTGCAAACCTCCACTTTCTCTTCTACAATGCGGACATGTTGAAGCGGGCAGGCTTTGACTCGCCGCCCGCGACCCTGGAAGAGATGGAGACTCAGATGCGCGAGTTGAAGCGCAAGGGGATAGTCACGTATCCGATGATCGCGTCGTGGAACCAGAAGGAGGGCCTTGTGTGCGAGTACGTCTGGCTGGTGGGGGCGTACGGCGGGGACATCTTTGACCTGCACGGCAAGCCCACGTTCAACGGGGGGCCCGGGCTCGTCGCTCTGGAGACGATGGTCAGGTGGGTGCGGGAGGGCCTCGTCAACCCGCTCGCTCTGACCGCGGACGAGCTTGTCGCCAAGGACGTCTTCATCGCTGGCAAGGCGGCCTTTGCGCCAAACTGGACATTCCTCTGCGGTCTCATGAACGACCCGGACGTGTCCCAGATCGCGGGGCACGGCAAGATGGCGCTGCTTCCCGTGGCGAGCGCGGTGCGCGACAAGCTGGGCTGCGTGTCGTCATCCGTGAGCGGGTTCCAGGGGCTCGCGGTGACCGCCAACTCTTCTCATAAGGACGAAGCGTGGAGGTACGTTGAGTTCATGACAAGCCCGGGCGTGCAGATGAGGTTTCCGGAGGAGGTGCCGGTCTGGACCTCCCTTCTGATGAGCCCGGATGCGCGCACCCGGGACCCGCTGCTCGATATCAAATTGGAGCAGATGCGGTGGCTGCATCACCGTCCCAAGCTTGTCCGGTATCCGGAGATCTCCGCCGTCCTGCAGAGGTTCCTCCATGCGGCGCTTGAGGGAAGCCTTTCGCCGGAAAGGGCGCTGGGTCTCGCGGAAGAAAGGATACGGAGCCTGCCCTGA
- a CDS encoding sugar ABC transporter permease codes for MEPAGFRLVIRPDLWGLRGVTGVEGMISRKPRKRDPEGRRLAWWLLSPSVVLILAVVIGPLLFAFYLSFHEAEPMVGGINTRFVGLANYVYYFAQSDLFWPAVRVTVYFTVVSLLVELVLGIAMALVLNAKFVGRSFVRAIILLPWALPTVVNARMWEWIFAGSKFGALNGLMKVLHVFPPTYDQVWLGFDVPFESVPVLGPFLKWMGVTRALNIIIIADTWKVTPLVVLLVLAGLQTIPESLYEAATVDGAGFWRKLTRITLPLLKPVLLVVLVLRTMELFRVFDIIYIIMQYSIRVLGVLTYEVGMKFLHFGSGAALSFLVALFILGLALVYIRLFYTEEGY; via the coding sequence GTGGAGCCTGCAGGCTTTCGGCTTGTCATCAGGCCAGACCTGTGGGGGCTCCGCGGGGTAACGGGGGTAGAAGGAATGATCTCACGAAAACCACGAAAGCGCGATCCAGAAGGGCGAAGGCTCGCGTGGTGGCTTCTTAGCCCTAGCGTCGTCCTCATACTTGCGGTAGTGATAGGCCCCCTGCTCTTCGCGTTCTACCTCAGCTTCCACGAGGCAGAGCCGATGGTTGGCGGCATAAACACGAGGTTCGTAGGGCTTGCCAACTATGTATACTACTTCGCCCAGTCCGACCTTTTCTGGCCGGCGGTGCGAGTGACGGTGTACTTCACCGTCGTGTCACTCCTTGTTGAACTCGTGCTCGGCATCGCCATGGCGCTGGTGCTCAACGCGAAGTTTGTGGGCAGATCCTTTGTGCGAGCCATCATTCTCCTCCCGTGGGCCCTGCCCACGGTGGTGAACGCCCGGATGTGGGAGTGGATATTCGCGGGCTCGAAGTTTGGGGCACTGAACGGGCTCATGAAGGTCCTCCACGTGTTTCCACCAACATATGACCAGGTCTGGTTGGGGTTCGACGTGCCATTTGAAAGCGTCCCGGTGCTAGGTCCTTTCCTGAAATGGATGGGGGTCACCCGGGCGCTCAACATAATCATCATCGCGGACACGTGGAAGGTGACGCCACTCGTGGTCCTGCTCGTGCTGGCTGGGCTGCAGACTATCCCGGAAAGCCTCTACGAGGCAGCCACAGTGGACGGCGCGGGTTTCTGGCGCAAGCTGACTCGAATAACGCTGCCGCTGCTCAAGCCGGTGCTCCTCGTCGTGCTGGTCCTGCGCACCATGGAGCTTTTCCGCGTGTTCGACATCATCTACATTATCATGCAGTATTCCATCAGGGTGCTGGGCGTGCTCACGTACGAGGTCGGCATGAAGTTCCTGCACTTCGGGAGCGGTGCGGCGCTCTCGTTCCTCGTGGCCCTGTTCATCCTGGGGCTCGCGCTTGTGTACATCAGGCTGTTTTACACCGAGGAGGGATACTGA
- a CDS encoding peptide ABC transporter substrate-binding protein, with protein MRMMVGRQRRYAALVGVFWLVLLAFTLLVGVLTPATAGSSLPKDIKADDKDAEAIVKVIEAGALLPAKDGTFNPDKMVSRADFAIALAKARKIEPTKPSSATFTDLPSSNYAFPYVEALVKRGVIPVASNKKFAPSEPIKRADLAVWVVNALGLSKEAARIKEPILLANDEDKVPAYAIGAMTLAYRSDRQLLGYRYGRLAAPLAGATRREAAKALYMMMYPPKRGGTIVTAFAAEPAGFNTLVTSSGATWTIDNIIGDGNTITDENGFYFPRMIKRLPSVENGLIKVKPDGKMEVTFELRKGMKWHDGVEVTAEDPLFQLKVMQDSNVPIASSYFERMVTKAELVDKYTFRIYLDKVQSNARLGSSVYGYYYGWFQLPKHVFEPLYEQAKKTGDWNRFVQEVNNNPIMAGPYKFKEYKQGEYVLLEAFDGYYMGRPNIDRIMIKIIPDSSVINAAVLRGDIDFGRYTLELRDALKLANEHGDEFNVTFTPTVAYDSIALNFWDPNDLSKPHPAFSDVRVRQAILYAINRTAINSVVYSGKAQVANAWITPLHGMREALADPRVNKYPYDPAKAKALLAEAGWRPGPDGILQKDGVKFKFTLLGIAGMNEIEMSEQLVQKMLRDVGIAIDIDNKPARVVIGELAPHRKFDMCWMSWGYGVSDEAADYWSSSGIPSEANAWSGTNQCGWSNAENDRLVAEAAATLDPAKKKDLFARHLALWTKELPHIPLLSPPANHFAKKTIRNFSSGYDNGLGWAIYNWYLEQ; from the coding sequence ATGAGAATGATGGTAGGACGACAGCGTCGCTACGCAGCATTGGTCGGGGTTTTCTGGTTAGTCTTGCTTGCATTCACACTGCTGGTCGGCGTGCTCACCCCGGCGACAGCAGGATCGTCCCTCCCGAAAGACATCAAGGCGGACGACAAAGACGCCGAAGCCATAGTGAAGGTCATTGAGGCCGGGGCGCTCCTTCCAGCAAAGGACGGCACGTTCAACCCGGACAAGATGGTGAGCCGCGCCGATTTCGCGATAGCGCTCGCGAAAGCGCGGAAGATCGAGCCCACGAAACCCAGTTCGGCCACGTTTACGGACCTTCCCTCGAGCAACTACGCCTTCCCCTACGTCGAGGCACTTGTGAAGCGCGGAGTGATCCCGGTCGCATCGAACAAGAAGTTCGCCCCGTCCGAGCCCATAAAGCGCGCGGACCTCGCCGTGTGGGTCGTCAACGCTCTCGGGCTCTCGAAGGAGGCCGCGAGGATCAAGGAACCCATCCTCCTTGCGAACGACGAGGACAAAGTCCCCGCGTACGCCATAGGAGCCATGACCCTGGCGTACAGGTCCGATCGTCAGTTACTGGGGTACAGATACGGTCGCCTAGCCGCCCCTCTCGCCGGCGCGACGAGGCGTGAAGCGGCCAAGGCCCTATACATGATGATGTACCCTCCGAAACGCGGCGGCACCATCGTGACGGCGTTTGCTGCCGAGCCAGCCGGGTTCAACACCCTCGTTACGTCGTCCGGGGCAACGTGGACCATAGACAACATCATCGGCGACGGCAACACTATCACTGATGAGAACGGTTTCTACTTCCCCCGCATGATAAAGCGGCTCCCCTCTGTAGAGAATGGGCTCATCAAGGTGAAACCCGACGGCAAGATGGAGGTTACTTTTGAGCTTCGCAAGGGTATGAAGTGGCACGACGGCGTCGAGGTCACGGCAGAGGACCCTCTCTTCCAACTCAAGGTCATGCAGGACTCAAACGTGCCGATCGCTTCAAGCTACTTCGAGAGGATGGTCACCAAGGCCGAGCTTGTCGATAAGTATACTTTCAGGATATACCTCGACAAGGTCCAGAGCAACGCACGCCTCGGCTCCTCGGTATACGGGTACTACTATGGCTGGTTCCAGCTTCCGAAGCACGTGTTCGAACCCCTGTATGAGCAGGCGAAAAAGACGGGGGATTGGAACAGGTTCGTCCAGGAGGTCAACAACAACCCCATAATGGCAGGGCCTTACAAGTTCAAAGAGTACAAGCAGGGCGAGTACGTGCTCCTGGAGGCGTTCGACGGCTACTACATGGGTAGGCCCAACATAGACAGGATCATGATAAAGATCATCCCTGACTCGAGCGTCATCAACGCTGCCGTGCTGCGGGGCGACATAGACTTCGGAAGGTACACACTGGAGCTGCGGGATGCGCTCAAGCTCGCGAACGAGCACGGCGATGAATTCAACGTAACCTTCACACCTACTGTCGCATATGACTCCATAGCGCTCAACTTCTGGGATCCGAACGACCTTTCCAAGCCTCACCCGGCGTTCTCGGATGTCAGGGTCCGGCAGGCGATCCTCTACGCCATCAACCGCACGGCAATAAACTCCGTGGTGTACTCGGGCAAGGCGCAGGTGGCAAACGCGTGGATCACGCCACTCCACGGCATGCGCGAGGCCCTCGCTGACCCGCGGGTAAACAAGTACCCATACGACCCAGCGAAGGCCAAGGCGCTTCTCGCCGAGGCCGGATGGAGGCCCGGGCCTGACGGGATACTCCAGAAGGATGGGGTGAAGTTCAAGTTCACTTTGCTCGGGATAGCAGGAATGAACGAAATCGAGATGTCCGAGCAGCTTGTTCAGAAGATGCTCAGAGACGTGGGCATCGCTATCGACATCGACAACAAGCCCGCGCGCGTCGTCATCGGCGAGCTTGCCCCGCACCGCAAGTTCGACATGTGCTGGATGAGCTGGGGTTACGGCGTGTCCGACGAAGCCGCGGACTATTGGAGCTCGTCAGGCATACCGTCCGAGGCGAACGCATGGAGCGGCACGAACCAGTGCGGGTGGTCCAATGCGGAGAACGACAGGCTGGTAGCCGAAGCGGCCGCGACGCTCGACCCTGCCAAGAAGAAGGACCTCTTCGCGCGGCACCTGGCGCTCTGGACGAAGGAGCTTCCGCACATCCCGCTCCTCTCGCCGCCAGCCAACCACTTCGCGAAAAAGACCATAAGGAACTTCAGCTCAGGCTACGACAACGGCCTGGGCTGGGCGATCTACAACTGGTATCTCGAGCAGTAG